The window AGTTTTTGTTGGGGAAGAACTGAACCCCAATACTACCATGCGTAATTTCTTCGTTCTTAAGGGTGTTTGAGGAGTCGGCGGCAAGGTCCAGGTACCGAGGCGACTGATGGAAGAGTCCTGCGGTCGCGAAGTATCGCAGCGTATTGCTGGGTCGCCAATTTACGCTGAAACGGGGCGAGGCGAAGCTTTCGTCGGCAAAGCCGTCTCGATCGAAGCGCAGGCCGGCGCGGATGTCCCAATCGCCTCTCTCGAAGACTTGGTCGATGTACGCTGCGTAGCTTGTCTCTTTCTTGTTGAACGAGGAATTGACGCTAGCGGGAGTCAGCGTGATGTAGCGCTGGTCGGGATCGGGCCTGAAGTCGTCTTTGTCGTAGACGAACCGGTTCCAATCGCCATCCAAGACCGTGTCGTAGTCGAGGTCTACCTGCGTTGCATGCAGGCCTGCGCTGAACACGCCCCATTCATTTACCGTCGTGAAGTCGCTTCGCCAACCGATCTCTTCCTCGCCTTCGCCGATGGTAATGATGTCTTCCCGTACTGGAAAACTGGATGCAGGCGATCCAGGTGGCGCGAGGTCGGGAAAGGCTTCGCCCTCCGAGCTCGTTTTGTCGCTTTTGCGGTAGTAAAGCTTGTTGGTCCAAACCGCTTCTGCGCCGATCAACGATCGCATTGTGAGCCCGTACAAATCGCTGTCCTGTTCGAAATCCAGCAGCGCCACGTCTTCGAAATTGGGCGACGCTGCGACGTGAGTCACGTCGCGGGAATAGTCTTCCTGCGTATCGATCAGCAGAAGCTCGAAGCTGTGCTGCGGGTTGATGGGGATGACTGACTTTACGATGATGTCGCTCAAGACAGGATCCCCGATGTCGAGCTCTTCGATGTCTTCGAAAAAGTCGCCGAAGTCCAAGTCTCGGGCGGAGACGAGCAAGGTTGAGCCTTCCGTGATCCCAGCAGGGCCGTCGTATCCAAATTCGTTGCCCGCAATGTCGATGCGCAGGCTCGCGGAAGGACTTGGATTGCCACCCGCCACTTCTAGCTTGAGCAGCGATGCCGCTCGGCCTCCGTACGCCGGTCCCCATCCGCCGGGCGAGAACTCGGCTCCGCTAATCACGTTCGGCGCGAAAATGGAGAAGCGCCCACCGCCGCCGACATCCTCTGCTTCACCCAAAGTCGCGTCGAAGTGCACGGCTTTGTCGAAGGGAAACTCATCGACGAATATGAGGTTATCTCTCGGGCCGCGACCGCGCACGCTGAAGTTCGCGAATTCGTTGGTGGACGCCAAGCCGGGGAGCCCGTCCAGCGAAAGCAGCGGATCGGCTCCGCCGCCAACGGAGCTGCGCAATTCCTCCCGGTTGCGATAGGCGCTGGAAGCCGAAGCAAAGGCATCGGCCTGTCGTGCCCTAACCACTACACCTTCGAGTTCCACTGCCTTGCCGAGGGCTTCGAGCAGTTCGAATTCAATCAGCACATTTTTCCGCGTTATCACGCGTACGCTTGGCTCATACGAGGAGACGAACCCGTCTTTGGCCACGTTCACCGCGTAGAGCCCGGGGTCGAGCGCTTCAATGACGATGCGCCCTTGGGCGTCGCTCGTCAGCGATTGGGCGGAATTGCTTTCCCGCTCCGTGATCGTAATGCGAGCGTTCGCAAGCGGGCGCTCGGTGATCTGGTCTCTCACGACAATCGTTATCCCGCCGGGCGCCTCGGCTGCCTGGGCAACCATGGAAAAGCCAACTAGCAGCGCTGATAAGGTGCACCGCAATGCCTGTCTCGAAATTTTGCTCATAGTGTTGCGAGAGCTTACGCGAGCGCCCGCTAACGTCCCGTGAGGCGA of the Pelagicoccus enzymogenes genome contains:
- a CDS encoding TonB-dependent receptor; the encoded protein is MSKISRQALRCTLSALLVGFSMVAQAAEAPGGITIVVRDQITERPLANARITITERESNSAQSLTSDAQGRIVIEALDPGLYAVNVAKDGFVSSYEPSVRVITRKNVLIEFELLEALGKAVELEGVVVRARQADAFASASSAYRNREELRSSVGGGADPLLSLDGLPGLASTNEFANFSVRGRGPRDNLIFVDEFPFDKAVHFDATLGEAEDVGGGGRFSIFAPNVISGAEFSPGGWGPAYGGRAASLLKLEVAGGNPSPSASLRIDIAGNEFGYDGPAGITEGSTLLVSARDLDFGDFFEDIEELDIGDPVLSDIIVKSVIPINPQHSFELLLIDTQEDYSRDVTHVAASPNFEDVALLDFEQDSDLYGLTMRSLIGAEAVWTNKLYYRKSDKTSSEGEAFPDLAPPGSPASSFPVREDIITIGEGEEEIGWRSDFTTVNEWGVFSAGLHATQVDLDYDTVLDGDWNRFVYDKDDFRPDPDQRYITLTPASVNSSFNKKETSYAAYIDQVFERGDWDIRAGLRFDRDGFADESFASPRFSVNWRPSNTLRYFATAGLFHQSPRYLDLAADSSNTLKNEEITHGSIGVQFFPNKNWSVLTEAYYQNLDKLVVDLDRVSGTYSNIGDGTSYGLDIVVNGTIREGLYTTATYSYNDATIDQKDGRGEVAADFSREHVATLGMTWEISDRWKVGARYKYLSGRPYDAFIVHSDVLGPGQPLRFSKEITERNVGRNSGYGLLNVRVDYRRSFGPIDFTTFLDVINLTAASSSDDTEFDYRRGIEVEDESEAEPLIGLRLDYAW